Proteins from one Arthrobacter sp. DNA4 genomic window:
- a CDS encoding Lrp/AsnC family transcriptional regulator, translated as MRALDGTDTRLLSALAQDPRRTVVALAQKLGLSRNTVQARMAQLEKKHVFLSFERRLNPVALGYPLMAFISVHVQQQKLGRLAEEIAAIPEVLEGYGLTGSADLLLRVVARDAEDLFRINGKILACDGVERADTALAMGELIPFRVQPLLDRGSEGS; from the coding sequence ATGCGAGCTTTGGATGGCACTGACACCCGCCTGCTGTCGGCGTTGGCGCAGGATCCGCGCCGTACCGTGGTGGCCCTCGCCCAGAAACTTGGCCTGTCCCGCAATACCGTCCAGGCGCGCATGGCCCAACTGGAAAAGAAGCACGTCTTCCTCTCCTTCGAGCGGCGCCTCAACCCGGTGGCACTGGGGTATCCGCTGATGGCGTTCATCTCCGTCCACGTCCAGCAGCAGAAACTCGGGCGGCTCGCTGAGGAAATCGCCGCCATCCCGGAGGTCCTGGAGGGCTACGGGCTGACGGGGTCGGCAGACCTGCTGCTGCGCGTGGTAGCCAGGGACGCCGAGGATCTCTTCCGCATCAACGGCAAGATCCTGGCGTGCGACGGCGTGGAGCGGGCAGACACAGCACTGGCCATGGGCGAGTTGATCCCCTTCCGGGTGCAGCCCCTGCTGGACCGTGGCTCCGAAGGCAGCTAG
- a CDS encoding carboxyl transferase domain-containing protein gives METLATRLDPASESFRANRDEQLSLAGELRKKLADAALGGPQKSRDRHVARGKLLPRDRIDQLLDDGSPFLEIAPLAANGMYGDDAPGAGVIAGIGLVHGRQVLVISNDATVKGGTYYPMTVKKHLRAQEVALENRLPCIYLVDSGGAFLPKQDEVFPDKEHFGRIFYNQARLSAAKIPQLAAVMGSCTAGGAYVPAMSDETVIVRNQGTIFLGGPPLVKAAIGEIVTAEELGGGEVHSRVSGVTDHLAENDEHALQIIRDIVATLPPPAAPAWQVEPVVEPAVDPEGLYGAVPTDVNAPYDVHEVIARLVDGSKFHEFKKDYGTTLVTGFARIDGHPVGIVANNGVLFSESSLKGAHFIELCDQRGIPLLFLQNISGFMVGRDAEQGGIAKNGAKMVTAVATARVPKLTVVIGGSFGAGNYSMCGRAYSPRFLWMWPAARISVMGGNQAAGVLATVKRDQYEAAGEEWAADDEEAFKAPIRRQYEDQGSPYYSTARLWDDGVIDPADTRTVLGLALDVVSRTPLPETSFGLFRM, from the coding sequence ATGGAGACCCTGGCCACCCGGCTCGACCCAGCAAGCGAGTCCTTCCGCGCCAACCGGGACGAGCAGCTCTCGCTTGCCGGGGAGCTGCGGAAGAAGCTGGCGGATGCCGCACTGGGCGGGCCCCAAAAGTCGCGGGACCGCCATGTGGCCCGGGGCAAGCTGCTGCCGCGGGACCGGATCGACCAACTGCTGGATGACGGCAGCCCCTTCCTGGAAATTGCGCCCCTTGCGGCCAACGGGATGTACGGTGACGACGCACCCGGCGCAGGAGTCATCGCCGGAATCGGCCTGGTGCACGGCCGCCAGGTCCTGGTTATCTCCAACGACGCAACGGTCAAGGGCGGAACCTATTACCCCATGACGGTGAAGAAGCACCTCCGCGCCCAGGAGGTCGCGCTGGAAAACCGGCTGCCCTGCATCTACCTGGTCGACTCGGGCGGCGCCTTCCTGCCCAAGCAGGACGAGGTGTTCCCGGACAAGGAGCACTTTGGCCGGATCTTCTATAACCAGGCACGGCTCTCGGCAGCCAAGATTCCGCAGCTCGCCGCCGTCATGGGCTCCTGCACGGCCGGCGGAGCCTACGTCCCCGCCATGAGTGACGAGACCGTCATTGTCCGGAACCAGGGCACCATCTTCCTGGGCGGCCCGCCGCTGGTCAAGGCAGCCATCGGGGAAATCGTCACCGCGGAGGAACTGGGCGGCGGCGAGGTGCACTCGCGGGTTTCCGGAGTGACGGACCACCTGGCCGAAAACGACGAACATGCCCTCCAGATCATCAGGGACATCGTGGCCACCCTGCCGCCTCCTGCCGCGCCGGCCTGGCAGGTGGAACCCGTCGTCGAACCGGCCGTGGACCCGGAAGGCCTCTACGGCGCCGTGCCCACGGACGTCAACGCACCCTACGACGTCCATGAGGTCATTGCGCGCCTGGTGGATGGCAGTAAATTCCACGAGTTCAAAAAGGACTACGGCACCACCTTGGTCACGGGATTCGCCCGGATCGATGGACACCCCGTAGGCATCGTGGCCAATAACGGCGTGCTGTTCAGCGAGTCATCGCTCAAGGGCGCGCATTTCATTGAGCTGTGCGACCAGCGCGGCATCCCGCTGCTGTTCCTGCAGAACATTTCCGGCTTCATGGTGGGCAGGGACGCCGAGCAGGGCGGCATTGCCAAAAACGGGGCCAAGATGGTGACCGCCGTTGCCACGGCCCGCGTCCCCAAGCTGACGGTGGTCATCGGCGGCTCCTTCGGCGCCGGCAACTACTCCATGTGCGGCCGTGCCTACTCGCCGCGGTTCCTGTGGATGTGGCCCGCTGCCCGGATCTCGGTGATGGGCGGCAACCAGGCGGCCGGCGTGCTGGCCACCGTGAAGCGGGACCAGTACGAAGCGGCGGGGGAGGAATGGGCGGCCGACGACGAGGAAGCCTTTAAAGCGCCCATCCGCCGGCAGTACGAGGACCAGGGCAGCCCCTACTACTCAACCGCGCGGCTGTGGGATGACGGTGTCATCGACCCCGCCGATACGCGCACCGTCCTGGGACTGGCGCTTGACGTCGTCTCCCGCACCCCCTTGCCGGAGACCTCCTTCGGCCTCTTCCGGATGTGA
- a CDS encoding TetR/AcrR family transcriptional regulator, with protein MSSNTAQPAPAAQAPTAQAPTPLTPTTQRGRAKENRRQALLTAAATLFAANGFNRVSLEDLGAAAGVSGPAVYRHFSGKQAVLADLLVTVSQELLDGGRQVVERTPDPQAALRQLVEFQVDFALGKPDVIRVQDRDFTNLSEQDQLAVRTLQRSYVEVWVDVLAKVHPGTDHAELRMRAHATFGLINSTPHSVRSHGRRMAAGVARPLLERMALAALTVPPA; from the coding sequence GTGTCCAGCAATACAGCGCAGCCGGCCCCTGCCGCCCAAGCACCCACAGCCCAGGCACCCACACCCCTCACGCCAACCACCCAGCGCGGCAGGGCGAAGGAGAACCGGCGGCAGGCCTTATTGACCGCCGCTGCCACGCTGTTCGCGGCCAACGGCTTCAACCGGGTTTCGCTGGAGGACCTCGGCGCGGCGGCAGGCGTCAGCGGACCTGCGGTGTACCGCCACTTTTCCGGCAAGCAGGCAGTCCTGGCGGACCTGCTTGTCACGGTGAGCCAGGAACTGCTCGACGGCGGGCGCCAGGTTGTGGAGCGCACTCCCGACCCCCAGGCCGCGCTCCGCCAGCTGGTGGAGTTCCAGGTGGACTTCGCCCTCGGCAAGCCTGACGTGATCCGGGTGCAGGACCGGGACTTCACCAACCTGTCCGAGCAGGACCAGTTGGCCGTACGGACCCTCCAGCGCAGCTACGTAGAGGTATGGGTGGACGTCCTGGCCAAGGTGCATCCCGGTACCGACCACGCTGAGCTGCGGATGCGCGCCCACGCCACATTCGGCCTCATCAACTCCACACCGCACTCCGTCCGCAGCCATGGCAGGCGCATGGCGGCCGGCGTCGCCCGTCCCTTGCTGGAACGGATGGCGCTCGCGGCCCTGACCGTGCCCCCGGCCTGA
- a CDS encoding biotin carboxylase N-terminal domain-containing protein, which yields MQHGSSGAEAREAGAGPLFSAVLVANRGEIACRVIRTLRLLGIRSVAVYSDADAGARHVREADTAVRIGPAAAAASYLSIDAIVEACRQSGADAVHPGYGFLSENADFARALEKAGIAFIGPGVEALNVMGDKIRAKNHVAGYGVPVVPGIARPGMTDSELVEAAAAVGYPLLIKPSAGGGGKGMHVVEKRADLPAALATARRVAAAAFGDDTLFLERLVTTPRHIEVQVLADGHGNVIHLGERECSLQRRHQKVIEEAPSPLLESLPNGPEVRARIGEAACNAARSVNYTGAGTVEFLVSDNAPDEFFFMEMNTRLQVEHPVTEMVTGIDLVEWQVRIAAGEPLTVRQADVSLSGHAVEARVYAEVPEKNFLPSTGTVLQLDELPHATDNRVRVDSSLVEGLELSANYDPMISKVIAWGRDRGEALESLDAALGGYTALGIETNVEYLRLLVNDSDVRAGRLDTGLIERKQPALEFRRVGAPELVAAALYALSREAQDHPAPAGGPWQARSGWRLGAPAPRRISLGTPDGGVATVQVSGSPNGTDTAVVAVDGGARQAAALRLAEGGGAVLTLGGAAREYQVAVSPGQPLQLFLGNGGWSCRLELLTREARLERVLAAVQRQEGAADPEVRSPMPGTVVAVPVSDGDPVQAGEVLVSVEAMKMEHHLVAPLAGTVHLTARTGDLVKADQILATIHPHPTGAEGASTDTDTDTDTDTQQGEGA from the coding sequence ATGCAGCACGGCTCTTCCGGCGCCGAGGCCAGGGAAGCCGGCGCAGGCCCCCTCTTCAGCGCCGTCCTGGTGGCCAACCGCGGTGAAATCGCGTGCCGCGTCATCCGCACGCTGCGTCTCCTGGGAATCCGTTCCGTCGCGGTCTACAGCGATGCCGACGCCGGCGCCCGCCATGTGCGCGAGGCTGACACTGCCGTGCGTATTGGCCCCGCCGCGGCAGCCGCAAGCTACCTCAGCATCGACGCCATCGTGGAGGCGTGCCGGCAGTCCGGCGCGGACGCTGTCCACCCCGGCTACGGCTTCCTGAGCGAAAATGCGGACTTCGCCCGTGCCCTCGAAAAGGCCGGCATTGCCTTCATTGGTCCCGGCGTGGAAGCACTGAATGTCATGGGCGACAAGATCCGCGCCAAGAACCATGTGGCAGGGTATGGCGTGCCGGTGGTCCCCGGCATTGCCAGGCCCGGCATGACGGACAGCGAACTGGTGGAAGCCGCTGCCGCCGTCGGCTATCCCCTCCTGATCAAGCCCTCAGCCGGCGGCGGCGGCAAAGGCATGCACGTCGTCGAAAAGCGGGCGGACCTGCCCGCCGCCCTGGCCACCGCACGGCGGGTGGCCGCAGCCGCTTTCGGCGACGACACCCTGTTCCTGGAGCGCCTGGTGACCACACCGCGGCATATCGAGGTGCAGGTGCTGGCGGACGGGCACGGCAATGTCATCCACCTCGGCGAACGCGAATGCTCCCTGCAGCGGCGGCACCAGAAAGTCATTGAGGAAGCCCCCTCGCCCCTGCTGGAAAGCCTCCCCAACGGTCCGGAAGTCCGTGCACGGATAGGCGAGGCCGCCTGCAACGCCGCCCGCAGCGTGAACTACACAGGGGCCGGAACCGTGGAGTTCCTGGTCTCGGACAATGCACCGGATGAGTTTTTCTTCATGGAGATGAACACCCGGCTGCAGGTGGAGCACCCTGTCACGGAGATGGTCACCGGGATCGACCTGGTGGAATGGCAGGTACGGATCGCCGCCGGTGAACCGTTGACCGTCCGTCAGGCTGACGTCAGCCTTTCCGGCCATGCGGTGGAGGCGCGGGTCTACGCCGAGGTGCCGGAGAAGAATTTCCTCCCGTCAACCGGGACGGTGCTCCAGCTGGACGAACTGCCGCACGCAACGGACAACCGCGTCCGGGTGGATTCATCCCTGGTGGAGGGCTTGGAGCTCTCCGCGAATTACGACCCCATGATCTCGAAGGTGATCGCCTGGGGCAGGGACCGCGGTGAGGCCTTGGAATCCCTCGACGCGGCGCTGGGCGGCTACACCGCGCTGGGCATTGAGACCAACGTCGAGTACCTGCGGCTCCTGGTCAACGATTCCGATGTCCGCGCCGGGCGCCTGGACACCGGGCTGATCGAACGGAAGCAGCCGGCGCTGGAATTCCGGCGCGTCGGCGCCCCCGAACTGGTGGCCGCCGCCCTGTACGCCCTCTCCCGGGAGGCGCAGGACCACCCCGCTCCGGCCGGCGGACCGTGGCAGGCCCGCAGCGGGTGGCGCCTGGGTGCGCCCGCGCCGCGCCGCATCAGCCTGGGAACGCCCGACGGCGGTGTGGCAACAGTGCAGGTCAGCGGAAGTCCCAACGGAACCGACACTGCCGTGGTTGCTGTTGATGGCGGCGCCCGGCAGGCCGCGGCGCTGCGCCTGGCGGAGGGCGGCGGCGCAGTACTTACCCTTGGCGGGGCGGCACGGGAGTACCAGGTGGCCGTATCGCCCGGGCAGCCGCTCCAGCTCTTCCTCGGCAACGGCGGCTGGTCCTGCCGGCTGGAACTCCTGACCCGTGAAGCGCGGCTGGAACGGGTACTGGCAGCCGTACAGCGCCAGGAAGGTGCAGCCGACCCCGAGGTGCGCTCGCCGATGCCGGGAACGGTTGTGGCCGTCCCGGTCAGCGACGGAGACCCGGTCCAGGCCGGGGAGGTCCTGGTATCGGTGGAGGCCATGAAGATGGAGCACCACCTGGTGGCCCCCCTGGCAGGAACGGTCCACCTGACCGCCCGCACCGGTGACCTTGTGAAGGCGGATCAGATCCTGGCCACCATCCACCCGCATCCCACCGGTGCGGAAGGTGCTTCCACGGACACCGACACAGATACAGACACAGACACACAGCAAGGCGAAGGAGCCTGA
- a CDS encoding DUF4383 domain-containing protein, giving the protein MRNSPNRLVATIFGAVYLLVGLLGFAVTSGVGFVATEGANLIIFEVNPLHNVIHLAIGAALLFAGLRGTDSARTVNSSVGAVYLLVGIVGLFLLNSPLNIIALNGADNVLHLASAVLLLGVGLSLDKSPAAARA; this is encoded by the coding sequence ATGCGCAACTCACCCAACCGCCTCGTCGCCACCATTTTCGGAGCCGTCTACCTGCTGGTGGGCCTCCTGGGCTTCGCCGTAACGTCAGGCGTCGGTTTCGTCGCCACAGAGGGCGCGAACCTCATCATCTTCGAGGTCAACCCGCTGCACAACGTCATCCACCTGGCCATCGGCGCCGCGCTGCTCTTCGCCGGCCTCCGCGGGACTGACAGCGCACGCACCGTGAACTCCTCCGTCGGCGCCGTCTACCTCCTGGTGGGCATCGTGGGGCTGTTCCTGCTGAATTCGCCGCTGAACATCATCGCCCTGAACGGTGCCGACAACGTCCTCCACCTCGCCAGCGCCGTACTCCTCCTCGGCGTGGGCCTGTCCCTGGACAAGTCCCCGGCCGCTGCCCGCGCCTAG
- the pdhA gene encoding pyruvate dehydrogenase (acetyl-transferring) E1 component subunit alpha gives MSTDQTGHDGANTPQSAGSPGESGPEFLQLITPAGERISHPEFDFWVRDITDDQLCSLFEDMTVIRRIDVEATALQRQGELALWPPLLGQEAAQIGSGRSLRADDFVFSSYRENGVAYCRGVDLTDLLRVWRGNASGGWDPYSINMATPQIIIGAQTLHATGYAMGIQNDGADAVAVTYFGDGATSEGDVNEAMVFAASFQVPVVFFCTNNHWAISEPVRLQSHIQLADRATGFGIPSMRVDGNDVLAVMAATRLALDRARRGGGPTFIEAVSYRMGPHTTADDPTRYRDANELEDWAAKDPISRLAGLLERKGLLTAELQQQVKDKADTVAAQMRRGCTTMPDPSPMDIFKNVYSTPNSWLERQQDHYARYLASFVDPAGAVSEEGAR, from the coding sequence GTGTCTACAGACCAAACGGGCCATGACGGCGCTAACACCCCCCAAAGCGCAGGGAGTCCGGGAGAATCCGGGCCGGAATTCCTCCAGCTGATCACCCCGGCCGGTGAACGGATCAGCCACCCCGAGTTCGATTTCTGGGTCAGGGACATCACCGATGACCAGTTGTGCTCCCTCTTCGAGGACATGACCGTCATCCGGCGGATTGATGTTGAGGCCACCGCCCTGCAGAGGCAGGGTGAGCTGGCCCTCTGGCCCCCGCTCCTCGGCCAGGAGGCGGCCCAGATCGGATCCGGACGGTCACTGCGGGCGGACGACTTTGTGTTCTCCAGCTACCGCGAGAACGGCGTGGCGTACTGCCGCGGCGTGGACCTGACGGACCTCCTGCGGGTCTGGCGGGGAAACGCCTCCGGTGGCTGGGACCCGTACAGCATCAACATGGCCACCCCGCAGATCATCATTGGCGCCCAGACCCTGCACGCCACGGGCTACGCCATGGGCATCCAGAATGACGGTGCCGATGCCGTGGCCGTCACCTACTTTGGCGACGGTGCCACCAGTGAGGGCGACGTGAACGAGGCCATGGTGTTCGCCGCCAGCTTCCAGGTCCCGGTGGTGTTCTTCTGCACCAACAACCACTGGGCCATCTCCGAGCCCGTGCGCCTGCAGTCCCACATCCAGCTCGCGGACCGCGCCACCGGTTTCGGAATCCCCAGCATGCGGGTGGACGGCAACGATGTCCTGGCGGTCATGGCCGCCACCAGGCTGGCCCTTGACCGCGCAAGGCGAGGTGGCGGCCCCACCTTCATCGAAGCTGTCAGCTACCGCATGGGGCCGCACACCACCGCCGATGACCCCACCCGGTACCGGGACGCCAATGAGCTGGAGGACTGGGCCGCCAAGGACCCCATCAGCCGGCTGGCCGGCCTCCTGGAGCGCAAGGGGCTGCTGACCGCGGAGCTGCAGCAGCAGGTCAAGGACAAAGCCGACACCGTGGCCGCGCAGATGCGCCGCGGCTGCACCACCATGCCGGACCCCAGCCCCATGGACATTTTCAAGAACGTCTACAGCACCCCCAACTCCTGGCTGGAACGCCAGCAGGACCATTACGCACGGTATTTGGCCTCCTTCGTCGATCCCGCAGGTGCCGTTTCAGAGGAAGGTGCACGCTGA
- a CDS encoding dihydrolipoamide acetyltransferase family protein — protein sequence MSATMIKEFRLPDLGEGLTESEILSWKVDVGDTVSLNQVIAEVETAKAVVELPSPFAGVIKELHEQPGSVVEVGRPIVSFEVADDAGPSPSAPSGAAGAGSGEAAVDAPKREPNLVGYGAVVEGSGRPTRRARNFVPVVEAGGAMAPEAGLVEPAAVQPAPVEGKAVERPRSTPPVRKLAKDLGLDLALVPGTGPGGLITREDVQEFSGHAAEPAMQAQGAASPGGARPGERETRTPIKGVRKHTAAAMVQSAFTAPHATEFLTVDVTPSLELLAKLKTSREFAGIKLTPLTLAAKALLVALRRNPALNSRWDEENQEIVTFNYVNLGIAAATPRGLTVPNIKDAEALPLPQLAQALTALAETARAGRTTPADLSGGTISITNIGVFGIDAGTPILNPGEAAILGLGAVRTMPWEYRGEVALRQVLTLSLSFDHRLVDGEQGSRFLADVGAILAEPGMVLTMV from the coding sequence ATGAGCGCCACCATGATCAAGGAATTCCGGCTCCCGGACCTGGGGGAGGGACTCACGGAGTCTGAAATCCTCAGCTGGAAAGTGGACGTCGGCGACACCGTCAGCCTGAACCAGGTCATCGCCGAGGTGGAGACCGCAAAGGCCGTGGTGGAGCTCCCGTCGCCCTTCGCCGGGGTCATCAAAGAACTCCATGAACAGCCCGGTTCCGTGGTGGAGGTGGGCAGACCGATCGTCTCCTTCGAAGTGGCGGACGACGCCGGGCCCTCACCTTCGGCGCCGTCCGGCGCCGCGGGCGCGGGGTCCGGGGAGGCTGCGGTGGACGCCCCGAAAAGGGAACCGAACCTCGTGGGGTACGGCGCCGTCGTCGAAGGTTCCGGGCGCCCCACGCGCCGGGCGCGGAACTTTGTCCCGGTGGTTGAGGCGGGGGGAGCCATGGCCCCGGAGGCCGGCCTGGTCGAGCCTGCAGCTGTCCAACCAGCACCTGTGGAGGGCAAGGCCGTCGAACGTCCCCGGTCCACGCCCCCGGTCCGCAAGCTGGCCAAGGACCTTGGCCTAGACCTCGCCCTGGTTCCCGGGACCGGTCCCGGTGGCCTGATCACGCGGGAGGACGTGCAGGAGTTTTCCGGGCACGCCGCGGAGCCTGCCATGCAGGCGCAGGGGGCCGCGTCCCCAGGTGGAGCCAGGCCGGGGGAGCGGGAGACCCGGACCCCCATCAAGGGGGTACGCAAGCACACCGCTGCCGCGATGGTGCAGAGCGCCTTCACCGCGCCGCATGCCACCGAATTCCTGACCGTGGATGTCACGCCGAGCCTGGAGCTGCTGGCCAAACTCAAGACCAGCAGGGAATTCGCGGGTATCAAGCTCACCCCGTTGACGCTCGCCGCCAAAGCCCTCCTGGTCGCCCTGCGCCGCAACCCGGCGCTGAACTCCCGCTGGGACGAAGAAAACCAGGAGATCGTCACCTTCAATTACGTGAACCTGGGCATCGCGGCCGCGACGCCGCGCGGACTCACGGTTCCGAACATCAAGGACGCCGAGGCCCTTCCGCTCCCGCAGCTGGCCCAGGCGCTCACGGCGCTCGCCGAAACCGCGCGGGCGGGCAGGACCACGCCGGCGGACCTTTCCGGTGGCACCATCTCCATCACCAACATCGGCGTCTTCGGCATCGACGCAGGCACCCCCATCCTCAATCCGGGGGAGGCCGCGATCCTTGGCCTTGGGGCGGTCCGCACCATGCCATGGGAATACCGGGGCGAGGTGGCGCTGCGCCAGGTGCTCACGCTGAGCCTGTCCTTCGACCACCGCCTGGTGGACGGGGAGCAAGGCTCCCGGTTCCTGGCGGACGTGGGGGCCATCCTGGCCGAGCCCGGGATGGTGCTCACCATGGTGTAG
- a CDS encoding acyl-CoA dehydrogenase family protein — protein sequence MTGFELTEEYQDLSDTVRDFADNVVAPVSAKHDEEHSFPYEVVKQMAEMGLFGLPFPEEYGGMGGDYFALALALEQLGRVDQSVAITLEAGVSLGAMPVYRFGTDAQRQEWLPMLASGQALAGFGLTEPEAGSDAGGTKTHARREDGQWVINGNKEFITNSGTDITRLVTVTAVTGQQERSDGSIKKDISTILVPTDTPGFKAEKPYNKVGWNASDTHPLTLKDVRVPEENLLGTEGRGYANFLSILDEGRIAIAALATGAAQGCVDLSVKYARERRAFGHEIGKYQAISFKIARMEARAHTARLAYYDAAARMLAGKPFKTQAAIAKMVAGEAAMDNARDATQVFGGYGFINEFTVARHYRDSKILEVGEGTTEVQLMLIARELGL from the coding sequence ATGACCGGTTTTGAACTTACCGAGGAATACCAGGACCTCAGCGACACCGTTCGCGACTTCGCGGACAACGTGGTGGCCCCGGTCTCCGCCAAGCACGACGAAGAGCACAGCTTCCCCTATGAAGTGGTGAAGCAGATGGCGGAGATGGGCCTGTTCGGGCTGCCGTTCCCTGAGGAGTACGGCGGCATGGGTGGGGACTACTTTGCCCTGGCGCTCGCGCTGGAGCAGCTGGGCCGGGTGGACCAGTCCGTCGCCATCACGCTCGAAGCGGGCGTCTCCCTGGGGGCCATGCCGGTGTACCGGTTCGGCACGGACGCGCAGAGGCAGGAATGGCTGCCCATGCTGGCTTCGGGCCAGGCGCTCGCCGGATTCGGACTCACCGAACCCGAGGCCGGCTCCGACGCCGGGGGCACCAAGACCCATGCCCGGCGCGAGGACGGCCAGTGGGTCATCAACGGCAACAAGGAGTTCATCACCAACTCCGGAACCGACATCACCCGGCTTGTCACCGTCACGGCTGTTACCGGGCAGCAGGAACGCTCCGACGGCAGCATCAAGAAGGACATCTCCACCATCCTGGTACCCACCGACACGCCCGGCTTCAAGGCGGAAAAGCCCTACAACAAGGTCGGCTGGAACGCCTCGGACACCCACCCCCTCACCCTGAAGGACGTCCGGGTGCCGGAGGAAAACCTGCTGGGGACCGAGGGGCGCGGCTACGCCAACTTCCTGTCCATCCTGGACGAGGGCCGGATCGCCATCGCCGCACTGGCTACCGGTGCCGCGCAGGGCTGCGTTGACCTGTCCGTCAAATACGCCCGCGAGCGCCGGGCGTTCGGCCACGAAATCGGCAAGTACCAGGCCATTTCCTTCAAGATCGCCCGGATGGAAGCGCGGGCGCACACGGCGCGCCTGGCCTACTACGACGCGGCCGCCCGGATGCTTGCCGGCAAGCCGTTCAAGACCCAGGCGGCCATCGCTAAGATGGTCGCAGGCGAGGCGGCCATGGACAATGCGCGGGATGCCACCCAGGTATTCGGCGGCTATGGCTTCATCAACGAGTTCACCGTGGCACGCCACTACCGCGACTCCAAGATCCTTGAAGTGGGGGAGGGCACCACGGAGGTCCAGCTGATGCTGATCGCCCGCGAACTGGGACTCTAG
- a CDS encoding alpha-ketoacid dehydrogenase subunit beta, protein MTQLTFARAINAGLRKSLENDSKVILLGEDIGALGGVFRVTDGLQKDFGTHRVVDTPLAESAIVGTAVGLAYRGYRPVVEIQFDGFIYPAFDQIVSQVAKLHYRTRGAVKMPITIRVPFGGGIGSPEHHSESPEAYFTHTSGLRVVTVANPQDAYTVIQQAIACNDPVLYFEPKRRYHDKGEVDENADPASALPMDKARVLTDGSDVTLVAYGPLVKTALDAASAAADEGISIEVIDLRSLAPVDYEPVVASVRKTGRLVVTHEAAQSGGLGAEVAASITERCFYHLEAAPVRVTGFDIPYPYSKLEMHHLPGLDRILDGVDRALGRPNSLSGLEG, encoded by the coding sequence ATGACCCAGTTGACCTTTGCCCGCGCCATCAACGCCGGTCTCCGGAAGTCGCTGGAAAACGACTCCAAAGTGATTCTCCTCGGCGAGGACATCGGCGCCCTGGGCGGTGTATTCCGCGTGACGGACGGCCTGCAAAAGGACTTCGGCACCCACCGCGTGGTGGACACCCCGCTGGCGGAGTCCGCCATCGTGGGAACCGCCGTCGGCCTGGCCTACCGCGGCTACCGGCCCGTCGTGGAAATCCAGTTCGACGGGTTCATTTATCCGGCCTTCGACCAGATCGTCAGCCAGGTGGCCAAGCTGCACTACCGCACCCGCGGGGCCGTCAAGATGCCCATCACCATCAGGGTCCCGTTCGGCGGCGGCATCGGCTCACCGGAGCACCATTCCGAATCCCCGGAAGCCTACTTCACCCATACCTCGGGGCTGCGGGTGGTCACCGTTGCCAACCCGCAGGACGCCTATACGGTCATTCAGCAGGCCATCGCCTGTAACGATCCCGTCCTGTACTTCGAGCCCAAGCGCCGCTACCACGACAAAGGCGAGGTGGACGAAAACGCAGATCCTGCCTCGGCCCTGCCCATGGACAAGGCCCGGGTGCTGACCGACGGCAGTGACGTGACCCTGGTGGCCTACGGGCCACTGGTCAAGACCGCCCTGGACGCAGCCTCCGCCGCCGCGGACGAGGGCATCTCCATCGAAGTCATCGACCTGCGCTCGCTGGCCCCCGTGGACTACGAACCGGTGGTGGCCTCGGTGCGTAAAACGGGGCGCCTGGTGGTCACGCACGAGGCTGCCCAGTCCGGCGGGCTGGGAGCGGAAGTGGCGGCCAGCATCACCGAGCGGTGCTTCTACCACCTCGAGGCCGCTCCGGTCCGGGTGACGGGGTTCGACATTCCCTACCCCTATTCCAAGTTGGAGATGCACCACCTCCCGGGCCTGGACCGCATCCTGGACGGCGTGGACCGTGCCCTGGGGCGCCCCAATTCCCTGAGTGGACTGGAAGGATGA